ATAATGAGGAGGCAAAAGAGTATGCCGAGCATATAATAAGGAAAGATGGTAAAGTCTTGATAGAGGAAAGGACGGATGGTGTTGAGTTCACGCTTCAAGTCTTTACGGATGGTAAAAAGGTAATCCCCATGCCCCTAGTCCAGGACTATCCTCATGCATATGAGGGGGATGTGGGGCCGATAACTGGGGGTATGGGTTCTTATTCCTGCTCAAATCATCTATTACCGTTTATAACTGAAGGAGATTTTGAAAGGGCCCTTAAGACCCTTGAAGAAACAATTGAGGCAATGAGAAAAGAGGGTTATCCATACAAGGGAATACTCTATGGACAGTTTATGCTAAGTGGGGAAGGACCCGTTCTGATAGAGTACAACGCTCGCTTTGGCGATCCAGAGGCAATAAACGTTCTTGCAGTCTTGGATGATAACCTCCTTGAGATAGCCAAGGGAATAGTTGAGGGTAGCTTGAGGAAAGCTAAGTTCCTTAACAAGGCCACCGTGGTGAAGTACATAGCCCCTCAAGGTTATCCCCAGGATCCCATTAAGGGAATTAGGATAGAAGTTGATGAGGAGGGGATAAAAAATGAAGGTGCTAAAATCATATACGCAGCAGTCGATGAGAATTTAACCCTTCTCGGTTCGAGGGCTTTAGCCATAGTCGGTGTAGCGGATTCTTTGGAGGAGGCTGAGAGGATCGCCGAAAATGGCGTTAGCTACGTCAAAGGGCCAATATTCTACAGGAAGGATGTTGGAACTAGGGAAAGCGTTGAGAAGAGGATTGAGATAATGAAAAAGTTGGGAAAGGAATTTGAGCCGAATTTATGTTGAGGTGATTTATATGATTGATAGGGAAGAGATACTTTCCATATTGGAGAAGTACGACAAGGATAAGATTACAATCGGTGTAATTGGGAGTCACTCAGCTTTGGATATAGCGGATGGAGCTAAGGAAGAGGGATTTCCCGTTTTAGTCGTGGCTCAAAGGGGGAGGCATAGGACTTACGCTAAATACTTCAAGCTAAGGAAAACCAAAGATAACCTCACAAAAGGTTTCATAGATGAAGTTATTATCCTGGATAAATTCGCCCAAATAATAGAGATCCAGGAGGAACTAATAAAGAGGAACGTTATCTTCATTCCGAACAGATCTTTTGTTGTTTATACGGGAATAGATAAGGTCGAAAATGAGTTCAAAGTTCCGATGTTTGGCACTAGATCTCTGCTAAGAACCGAGGAGAGGAGGGAAGAAAAGAGTTACTACTGGCTACTTGAGAAAGCAGGACTTCCTTATCCAGAGGAAGTTAAACCGGAGGAGATAGATGATGTTGGCCTAGTTATGGTGAAGCTTCCTCATGCAAAGAAGAGGCTCGAGAGAGGATTCTTCACCGCTGCAAGCTACAAAGAATTTAAGGAGAAATCCGAGAGGTTAATAAGACTTGGTGTTATAACGAGGGAAGACCTTGATAAGGCTAGGATAGAGCGCTACATAATCGGGCCAGTCTTCAACTTTGACTTCTTCTATTCGCCAATAGATGAGGAGATTGAACTCTTAGGGGTTGATTGGCGCTTTGAAACGAGCTTGGATGGACACGTTAGACTTCCAGCTGCCCAACAACTAACGTTGCCTGAGCATCAATTCGAGCCTGAATATACCGTATGCGGCCATGCATCCGCAACGTTAAGAGAGAGCCTTCTTGAAAAGGTCTTCGACATGGCCGAGAAATACGTAGAGGCTACTAAGAAGTACTATCCCCCGGGGATTATAGGGCCATTCACCCTTCAAACGGTAGTTGACAAGGATTTGAACTTTTACATTTTCGACGTAGCCCCAAGGACGGGGGGAGGAACTAATATTCACATGTCGATGGGTCACCCCTACGGGAATTCACTGTGGAGGAGTCCGATGAGCACTGGGAGGAGGATCGCTTTAGAGATCAAGAGGGGCATTGAGCTGGATGAGCTTGAAAAGCTTGTAACCTAACCTTTAATTTTTCATTAGGGAAGGAGTTTTTAATTACATGCTACTATTGTTATTAGGGGTAAAGATATGAGTAGTGCAATAAAGATAGCCGAGGAATTTTACAATGATGAGTACTCTGACTCAGTCCTTTATGCTGAGCTTGCTAAATATGAAAAAAATAAGGAGATTAAAGAAGAGTTTTTGAGATTGTCTAGAATGGAAGCTAAACATGCCAAATTCTGGCACGATTTCCTGGTGAGGAGAGGTGTAAAGCCGAAAAAGCCAAGGATCAAAAAATTAACGTTTTTTACTGTAAAACTATTGCGCAAACTCTTTGGACCTGCAATGGTCGTTTCAATGCTTGAAATGGGAGAAAATAGTGCAATTCAGAAGTACTTTAAATTCTTTGGAGAGTTCTCGGACGAGATAACTGAAGAGGAATTTGAAGGGCTCAGAGGTATAATAATCGATGAGCTTGAGCATGAAAAGTTCTTTTCTGAGAGCAAAAAGTTATTCCACGTGGAAAATATCAGGGACTTCGTCCTAGGGATGAACGATGGTCTCGTTGAAATTCTGGGTGCAGTTACAGGTCTGTCAGCGGTTTACCCTAACTCTCCAAGGCTCGTGGGAATTAGCGGCCTAATCGTGGGAGTCGCAGGCGCTCTATCCATGGGAATTGGGGCTTTGATTTCAGTTAGGAGTCAGAGGCAAGTTAGTGAAGCGATTAGAGAGAGAACGAAGATATTGTTTAAAGTTTCCCCCGAGAAAGCTAAGGAGGAGCTGTATGAGAAATTGGTTGAGGGAGGTCTTCCCGAGGAGATAGCAAGGGAAGTTAGTGAAAAACTCCTGGAAAAAGAGGAAGCCATAATAAAGTTACTAGTCCCCGAGGAAGAAGAAAACGAGTTTAGGGCCGCCCTTTATACGGGTATTGCATATCTTTTTGGAGTTGCATTTCCAGTAACTCCTTATTTCTTTGCATCAACGTCTCTTAGGGCTTTACCTATATCGGTAACCTTAGCGGGATTGGCCCTTGCGATAGTCGCTACTTCGATCTCTTTAATCTCAGGAATTTCTATTAGGAAGAAGGTCATCGAAATGGTTACTACCGGGCTGGGGGCGGCATTTTTAAGCTATATATTTGGACATATCATGGAATCACTGTTCAACGTGTCAGCATTATGAAGAGGAAAATAATTTCGATAATAATCCTGGCAATCGTCGGCCTTTCACTCACGTTTTCTTCTTATCAGCCTATTTTATCATTTAAAGGGCTTGAGTCCAGAGCTAAAAGTATCAATGAGCTCGATGTAAGTGAGAACATATACTCAGCTTTACTCCTCAACAACACTCCAATTATGAAAGTTAGGCAAAGAGTTGGAGTCGTGGAGTATTTGAGACAGAACGTTTACGTTACCTATGAAGGGGGGAGATGGAAGGGTAAGGAGTCGAATGTCTCCCGAAGAATTTTAATCGAAAAACCATCAGTTCCACATAGGGAAGTTAGGGATCATGTAACAATAGAGCTGGAGTATCCTCTTATCTCCGGAAATCTGTACACAACCTTGTATACGACGTCCATTTCGATTCCATACTATTACTATCTAGAATTCTCACTCTTTAGGCCCGTTAATTATCCTGTTAGGAGCTATTCCTTCGACGTTGTTAAATATGATTTCCCTCAGGATGTCCTTAAAAAGCTACCCACAGATGAAAATCTTAGGGATTACCTTCAAGTTCCAAAATTGAGTAATAGGGTTTATGAGCTTGCCTTTAATATTACTAGGAATGCTAAGACACCTTACGAAAAGGCCCTCGCTATAAGGAACTATTTGCTGGAGAACTACATATACGATGAGAATCCAATTCCTCCTATACCTGGGATAGATCCAGTTGAATGGTTCCTATTCTATACTAAGAGGGGAGTCTGCTTGGACTTTAACACCGCTTTCGTTATTCTTGCGAGGATCGCTGGCATTCCCGCTAGACTGGTAACTGGATATAAGATCGATCCTATTCCTGGGGAACAAATTGTTAGGGCCAAGCAAGCCCATGCATGGGCCGAGATCTACCTAAAGGGTGTTGGATGGATTCCTATAGATGCAACTGGTTATAGGCGTAGTGAAAAGCCAAAGACTAAAAAGGAGGAGCCTTTGGAGGCCAATTTGACGATTCTTCCAAATGGAACCCTCTCCATAACATTTTCCAGGGCGTTAAATGACACCATAGAGATTACAACGTATTCAAAGAATATGAGGATCAAGGTTAATGGAACGCAGGTATTGGTTCCTTTAAATATATCTAGTCCAGAAAAGATCACGGTTAGGGTTGGGAATAATATCTTTGAGAAAATAATCAATTGGGTACCTTCTGTTGTTATAGTTCCTAAAAATCTAACCATAACCAAAGGAGGGTACGGGAGCATAAAGGTTATAACCCAGGAAAAGGTTTCGGTAAGATCTGAGCTTCCC
This Pyrococcus horikoshii OT3 DNA region includes the following protein-coding sequences:
- a CDS encoding VIT1/CCC1 transporter family protein, which gives rise to MSSAIKIAEEFYNDEYSDSVLYAELAKYEKNKEIKEEFLRLSRMEAKHAKFWHDFLVRRGVKPKKPRIKKLTFFTVKLLRKLFGPAMVVSMLEMGENSAIQKYFKFFGEFSDEITEEEFEGLRGIIIDELEHEKFFSESKKLFHVENIRDFVLGMNDGLVEILGAVTGLSAVYPNSPRLVGISGLIVGVAGALSMGIGALISVRSQRQVSEAIRERTKILFKVSPEKAKEELYEKLVEGGLPEEIAREVSEKLLEKEEAIIKLLVPEEEENEFRAALYTGIAYLFGVAFPVTPYFFASTSLRALPISVTLAGLALAIVATSISLISGISIRKKVIEMVTTGLGAAFLSYIFGHIMESLFNVSAL
- the purD gene encoding phosphoribosylamine--glycine ligase, which encodes MKVLLVGGGGREHAIGEALVKGGAELYVVSNHRNPGLMRLAKDYGLAKETNVEDVIKFARKWGIELAFIGPEAPLEAGIVNALEEEGIPAVGPTREAARLETNKAWAREFMERNNIPGRKMFRIFDDVQEMRKWIDEYGKPVVVKPLGLTGGKGVKVVGYQLKDNEEAKEYAEHIIRKDGKVLIEERTDGVEFTLQVFTDGKKVIPMPLVQDYPHAYEGDVGPITGGMGSYSCSNHLLPFITEGDFERALKTLEETIEAMRKEGYPYKGILYGQFMLSGEGPVLIEYNARFGDPEAINVLAVLDDNLLEIAKGIVEGSLRKAKFLNKATVVKYIAPQGYPQDPIKGIRIEVDEEGIKNEGAKIIYAAVDENLTLLGSRALAIVGVADSLEEAERIAENGVSYVKGPIFYRKDVGTRESVEKRIEIMKKLGKEFEPNLC
- a CDS encoding formate--phosphoribosylaminoimidazolecarboxamide ligase family protein; translated protein: MIDREEILSILEKYDKDKITIGVIGSHSALDIADGAKEEGFPVLVVAQRGRHRTYAKYFKLRKTKDNLTKGFIDEVIILDKFAQIIEIQEELIKRNVIFIPNRSFVVYTGIDKVENEFKVPMFGTRSLLRTEERREEKSYYWLLEKAGLPYPEEVKPEEIDDVGLVMVKLPHAKKRLERGFFTAASYKEFKEKSERLIRLGVITREDLDKARIERYIIGPVFNFDFFYSPIDEEIELLGVDWRFETSLDGHVRLPAAQQLTLPEHQFEPEYTVCGHASATLRESLLEKVFDMAEKYVEATKKYYPPGIIGPFTLQTVVDKDLNFYIFDVAPRTGGGTNIHMSMGHPYGNSLWRSPMSTGRRIALEIKRGIELDELEKLVT